A genome region from Gossypium hirsutum isolate 1008001.06 chromosome A04, Gossypium_hirsutum_v2.1, whole genome shotgun sequence includes the following:
- the LOC107949341 gene encoding uncharacterized protein: MLRYQWEDTVRFWNSKKEEDRERVGTSSKQKQKFTHTTGSRSFASVAEAEEVKSGQKVGCLQLFEITHRKKDGSPMTSEAGEIMEKLKEKKAEYEAIASSDTEREAAAAAAAREAEARAMVAERRKKYDDLQLQLQQMMHMFQQLQKPPS, translated from the exons ATGCTGAGGTATCAATGGGAAGATacggttagattttggaattcaaagaaagaagag gaccgtgagcgagttggaacaagcagcaagcaaaaacaaaaattcacgcacacgacagggtcgagaagttttgcttctgtagctgaggccgag gaagtcaaatCCGGACAAAAAGTTGgatgccttcagctttttgagattacgcataggaagaaagatggatctcctatgacatccgaagctggagaaattatg gagaaactaaaggagaagaaggcggaatatgaagcgattgcttcgagtgata cagagagggaggcagCAGCTGCAGCTGCAGCGAGAGAGGCAGAGGCACGAGCGATGGTAGCAGAACGGAGAAAAAAGTACGAtgacctccagctacagcttcagcagaTGATGCATATGTTTCAACAATTGCAAAAGCCGCCgtcttag